A DNA window from Rhizobium sp. NXC14 contains the following coding sequences:
- a CDS encoding SDR family oxidoreductase encodes MASNKDSKVALVTGASRGIGAAVARRLAREGFTVVVNYAGSAAAAEDLAREIEQAGGRALTAKADVSNAEAVRRMFDAAEGAFGGVDVLVNNAGIMMLSPLAETDDENFDRQIGVNLKGTFNTLREAARRLRDGGRVINFSTSVVGLKLETYGVYAATKAAVETLTAIMAKEMRGRNITVNAIAPGPVATDLFLNGKTEELITRMSKMNPLERLGSPEDIASAVAFLAGPDGGWINGQTLRANGGVI; translated from the coding sequence ATGGCTTCCAACAAAGACAGCAAGGTCGCACTCGTCACCGGCGCTTCCCGCGGTATCGGCGCGGCCGTTGCCAGACGCCTCGCCAGGGAGGGTTTCACCGTCGTCGTCAACTATGCCGGCAGTGCGGCAGCGGCCGAGGACCTCGCCCGGGAGATCGAACAGGCTGGCGGCAGGGCGCTGACGGCCAAGGCGGATGTCAGCAATGCTGAAGCCGTCCGGCGGATGTTCGACGCTGCGGAAGGCGCCTTTGGCGGCGTTGATGTGCTTGTCAACAATGCCGGCATCATGATGCTGTCGCCGCTCGCCGAGACTGACGACGAAAACTTCGATCGCCAGATCGGCGTCAATCTCAAGGGCACGTTCAATACACTCAGGGAAGCGGCCCGGCGTCTGCGCGATGGCGGCAGGGTCATCAACTTTTCGACTTCGGTCGTCGGCTTGAAGCTCGAAACCTACGGCGTTTACGCCGCCACCAAGGCCGCCGTCGAAACGCTGACGGCAATCATGGCCAAGGAGATGCGCGGCCGTAACATCACCGTCAACGCCATTGCGCCCGGGCCGGTGGCGACCGATCTTTTCCTCAATGGCAAGACGGAGGAACTCATTACCCGCATGTCGAAGATGAATCCGCTGGAACGGCTCGGATCGCCCGAGGACATTGCCTCCGCAGTCGCCTTTCTCGCCGGCCCGGACGGCGGCTGGATCAATGGTCAGACACTGCGCGCCAACGGCGGCGTGATCTGA
- a CDS encoding DNA-3-methyladenine glycosylase: MTDGGMTKGAIGDGTLAGEGLRAFFERDAITVARALLGCHLSVDGAGGRITETEAYFPDDEASHSFRGPTRRNGAMFGRPGNVYIYRIYGMYWCLNFVCHPGSAVLIRALEPETGIAAMTERRGTDMLTALCSGPGKLCQALGVDIEINDRLLDRPPYALTPSTPVPIVVGKRIGITRNAEAPWRFGIQGSRFLSKPFR, from the coding sequence ATGACCGATGGTGGAATGACAAAAGGCGCGATCGGCGACGGCACGCTTGCCGGCGAAGGCCTCAGGGCGTTTTTCGAGCGCGATGCGATCACTGTGGCCCGCGCCCTGCTCGGCTGCCATCTGAGCGTGGATGGCGCCGGCGGCCGCATCACCGAGACCGAAGCCTATTTCCCCGATGACGAAGCCTCGCACAGTTTTCGCGGGCCCACCAGGCGCAATGGCGCCATGTTCGGCCGGCCCGGCAATGTCTACATCTACCGCATCTACGGCATGTACTGGTGCCTGAACTTCGTCTGTCATCCGGGCTCGGCCGTGCTGATCCGGGCGCTCGAGCCGGAAACGGGAATTGCCGCTATGACGGAGCGGCGCGGCACTGATATGCTGACGGCGCTCTGCAGCGGCCCGGGCAAGCTCTGCCAGGCGCTCGGCGTCGACATCGAAATCAATGACAGACTGCTCGACCGCCCGCCCTATGCGTTGACGCCGTCCACGCCGGTGCCGATTGTTGTGGGGAAACGCATCGGCATCACGAGAAATGCCGAAGCACCGTGGCGCTTCGGCATTCAGGGATCGCGTTTTCTCAGCAAGCCGTTTCGCTGA
- a CDS encoding multidrug efflux RND transporter permease subunit, which translates to MNISRFFVDRPVFAGVLSVLIVVAGLIGLRALPISEYPNVVPPSVVVRATYPGANPSVIAETVATPLEEQINGVEDMLYMSSQATSDGVLNVTVTFKLGTDPDKAQQLVQNRVSQAEPRLPAEVRALGITTVKSSPDFIMVVNLVSDGNSHDITYLRNYATLNIKDRLARIPGVGQVQVFGAGDYSMRVWIDPQKAAEHELAASDISNAISSQNVQAAAGIIGASPSQPGVDLQLNVNAQGRLRTPEEFGNIIVKTGANGEITRLRDVARIELGAADYTLRSLLDGKPAVAVAALQAPGSNAIEIADNVRATMDQLQLAMPEGVKYEIVYDTTKFVRSSIEKVIDTLLEAIALVVLVVIVFLQTWRASIIPLIAVPVSIIGTFAVMYVFGFSINALSLFGLVLAIGIVVDDAIVVVENVERNIEHGLSPRAATYKAMKEVSGPIIAIALVLVAVFVPLAFISGLSGQFYRQFALTIAISTVISAFNSLTLSPALAALLLKGHDAPKDWLTRFMDAIFGWFFRGFNRVFGAGSNAYGKGVGGLVSRKSIVMVVYLALVGATYSMFTTVPGGFVPSQDKQYLIGFAQLPDAASLDRTEDVIKRMTDIALAQPGVANAIAFPGLSINGFTNSSNAGIVFVTLKDFEERKTPDLSGGAIAMALNQKFGAIQDAFIAMFPPPPVNGLGTTGGFKLQIEDRAGLGNQALDEATKAVLAKAYQTPELAGLFSSFQINVPQLYADLDRAKAEQLGVSVTDVFQTLQIYLGSLYVNDFNAFGRTYSVRVQADAKFRAQPEDIGQLKVRSASGQMIPLSALLKVEPSTGPERANRYNGFLAADINGGPAPGFSSGQAQAAIEKILHETLPAGIDFEWTDLTYQQILAGNSSVVVFPLALLLVFLVLAAQYESLTLPLAIIMIVPMGVLAALTGVWLTGGDNNIFTQIGLVVLVGLSAKNAILIVEFARELEFEGRTPREAAVEASRLRLRPILMTSMAFIMGVVPLVVSTGAGAEMRAAMGVAVFSGMIGVTFFGIFMTPVFYVLLRRLTGNRPLIQHKPDEHKEEEAEVIRLAAE; encoded by the coding sequence ATGAACATCTCCAGATTCTTTGTCGACCGGCCGGTCTTTGCCGGCGTTCTTTCGGTCCTCATCGTGGTTGCCGGCCTGATCGGCCTGCGCGCGCTGCCGATTTCCGAATATCCAAACGTCGTGCCGCCGTCGGTCGTCGTGCGCGCCACCTATCCCGGCGCCAATCCGAGCGTCATTGCCGAAACGGTGGCAACACCGCTCGAAGAGCAGATCAACGGCGTCGAGGACATGCTCTACATGTCGAGCCAGGCAACCTCGGATGGCGTGCTCAACGTAACCGTCACCTTCAAGCTCGGCACCGATCCAGACAAGGCGCAGCAGCTCGTCCAGAACCGCGTCAGCCAGGCCGAACCGCGCCTGCCGGCGGAAGTGCGCGCGCTCGGGATCACCACAGTCAAGAGCTCGCCCGACTTCATCATGGTCGTCAACCTTGTCTCCGACGGGAACAGCCACGACATCACCTATCTTCGCAACTACGCGACCTTGAACATCAAGGATCGGCTCGCCCGCATCCCCGGCGTCGGCCAGGTGCAGGTCTTCGGCGCCGGCGATTATTCGATGCGTGTCTGGATCGACCCGCAGAAGGCCGCCGAGCATGAACTTGCCGCCAGCGACATCAGCAACGCGATCAGCTCGCAGAACGTCCAGGCGGCCGCCGGCATTATCGGGGCGTCGCCGAGCCAGCCGGGCGTCGACCTGCAGCTCAACGTGAATGCACAGGGCCGCCTGCGCACGCCCGAGGAGTTCGGCAACATCATCGTCAAGACGGGGGCCAATGGGGAGATCACCCGCCTTCGCGACGTCGCCCGCATTGAGCTTGGTGCCGCCGACTATACGCTAAGGTCGCTGCTCGACGGCAAGCCGGCCGTTGCCGTTGCCGCCCTTCAGGCGCCCGGCTCGAATGCGATCGAAATCGCCGACAATGTGCGCGCAACCATGGATCAGCTGCAATTGGCCATGCCTGAGGGCGTCAAATACGAGATCGTCTACGATACGACGAAATTCGTGCGCTCCTCGATCGAGAAGGTCATCGACACGCTGCTCGAAGCCATCGCGCTCGTCGTCCTCGTCGTCATCGTCTTCCTGCAGACATGGCGCGCGTCGATCATTCCGCTGATCGCGGTTCCGGTCTCGATCATCGGCACCTTCGCGGTCATGTATGTCTTCGGCTTCTCGATCAACGCGCTCAGTCTGTTCGGGTTGGTGCTAGCGATCGGTATCGTGGTGGACGACGCCATCGTGGTGGTGGAAAACGTCGAGCGCAATATCGAGCATGGCCTGTCGCCGCGCGCGGCCACCTATAAGGCGATGAAGGAAGTGTCCGGTCCGATCATCGCGATCGCATTGGTGCTCGTCGCGGTCTTCGTGCCGCTCGCCTTTATCTCTGGCCTGTCGGGTCAATTCTACCGTCAGTTCGCGCTGACGATCGCGATCTCGACCGTCATCTCGGCCTTCAACTCGCTGACCCTGTCACCGGCGCTTGCCGCCCTTCTGCTGAAGGGCCACGACGCGCCCAAGGACTGGCTCACGCGCTTCATGGACGCGATCTTCGGTTGGTTCTTCCGTGGCTTCAACCGCGTCTTCGGCGCAGGCTCGAATGCCTATGGCAAAGGTGTTGGCGGCCTGGTGTCGCGCAAGAGCATCGTCATGGTGGTCTACCTGGCGCTGGTCGGCGCGACCTACAGCATGTTCACCACGGTTCCCGGCGGCTTCGTGCCGTCGCAGGACAAGCAATATCTGATCGGCTTCGCTCAGCTGCCGGATGCCGCAAGCCTCGATCGCACGGAAGACGTCATCAAGCGCATGACCGATATCGCGCTCGCGCAGCCCGGCGTCGCCAATGCAATCGCCTTCCCCGGCCTGTCGATCAACGGCTTCACCAACTCCTCGAATGCCGGCATCGTCTTCGTGACGCTGAAGGATTTCGAGGAGCGCAAGACGCCGGATCTTTCTGGCGGCGCCATCGCCATGGCGCTGAACCAGAAATTCGGCGCAATCCAGGATGCCTTCATCGCCATGTTCCCGCCGCCGCCGGTCAACGGTCTCGGCACGACGGGCGGTTTCAAGCTGCAGATCGAGGATCGCGCAGGCTTGGGCAACCAGGCGCTCGACGAGGCGACCAAGGCAGTGCTTGCCAAGGCCTACCAGACGCCTGAGCTCGCCGGGCTGTTCTCCAGCTTCCAGATCAACGTGCCGCAGCTCTATGCCGATCTCGACCGCGCCAAGGCCGAGCAGCTCGGAGTGTCCGTCACCGACGTCTTCCAGACGCTGCAGATCTATCTCGGCTCGCTCTATGTGAACGACTTCAACGCCTTCGGCCGCACCTACAGCGTCCGTGTGCAGGCCGACGCGAAATTCCGCGCTCAGCCGGAAGATATCGGTCAGCTGAAGGTTCGTTCGGCGTCGGGCCAGATGATCCCGCTTTCGGCACTTCTGAAGGTGGAGCCGAGCACGGGTCCGGAGCGGGCGAACCGCTATAACGGCTTCCTCGCCGCCGATATCAACGGCGGGCCGGCGCCGGGCTTCTCGTCCGGCCAGGCACAGGCGGCGATCGAGAAGATCCTACACGAGACGCTGCCTGCTGGCATCGACTTCGAATGGACGGACCTGACCTATCAGCAGATCCTTGCCGGCAATTCGAGCGTCGTCGTCTTCCCGCTCGCGCTGTTGCTGGTGTTCCTGGTGCTTGCCGCCCAGTATGAAAGCCTGACCCTGCCGCTGGCGATCATCATGATCGTACCTATGGGCGTCCTGGCCGCTCTGACAGGCGTCTGGCTCACCGGCGGAGATAACAACATCTTCACCCAGATCGGCCTGGTCGTCCTTGTCGGCCTGTCGGCGAAGAACGCGATCCTCATCGTGGAATTCGCTCGCGAACTGGAGTTCGAGGGCCGGACGCCGCGCGAAGCCGCGGTCGAAGCCAGCCGCCTGCGCCTTCGCCCGATCCTCATGACTTCCATGGCCTTCATCATGGGCGTCGTGCCGCTCGTCGTCTCGACCGGCGCCGGCGCGGAAATGCGCGCGGCGATGGGCGTTGCGGTGTTCTCGGGCATGATCGGCGTGACTTTCTTCGGCATCTTCATGACGCCGGTGTTCTACGTGCTGCTGCGGCGGCTGACGGGCAATCGCCCGCTCATCCAGCACAAGCCGGACGAACACAAGGAGGAAGAGGCCGAGGTCATTCGGCTCGCGGCGGAATAA
- a CDS encoding alpha/beta hydrolase produces MTVEWKDMMLDKVAIGPVSARVYQGADYGKGPPIVLYLHGGAFLDSETNVDRPVAVSLAKAGAIVAAVDYSTLSGNLFPKALEVSFSVFTYLANKRAAGLGDRKSLLFVAGEEAGGNVAAGVALKARDQMPHALDGQVLISPLLDPFMGTSSIRKAEAIGMRQRWADGWSHYLSGGGCHPYAAPCLCSRLSGVAPALIFTAEDDPLHDETLGYGARLKKAGVGVRQHVLPAGTGWPSIYGGKSGETPDWQEHVSRHFGSFLQDVSVQPQLH; encoded by the coding sequence ATGACGGTAGAATGGAAGGACATGATGCTGGACAAGGTGGCCATCGGCCCCGTTTCCGCGCGTGTCTACCAGGGCGCCGATTACGGCAAGGGTCCGCCCATCGTGCTTTACCTGCATGGGGGCGCATTTCTCGACAGCGAAACGAATGTTGACCGGCCGGTTGCCGTCAGTCTCGCCAAAGCCGGCGCCATCGTCGCCGCCGTCGACTACAGCACACTGTCCGGCAACCTCTTTCCGAAGGCATTGGAAGTCTCCTTCTCCGTTTTCACCTATCTCGCCAACAAGCGCGCCGCCGGTCTCGGCGACCGGAAGTCGCTGCTGTTTGTCGCCGGCGAGGAGGCGGGCGGCAATGTCGCGGCCGGAGTGGCGCTCAAGGCGCGCGATCAGATGCCGCACGCGCTCGACGGCCAAGTACTGATTTCACCGCTGCTCGATCCCTTCATGGGCACGTCGTCCATCCGCAAGGCCGAAGCGATCGGCATGCGGCAGCGCTGGGCGGACGGCTGGAGCCATTATCTGAGCGGTGGCGGCTGCCACCCCTACGCGGCCCCCTGCCTCTGTTCGCGTCTTTCAGGCGTCGCGCCGGCGCTGATATTCACCGCGGAGGATGATCCCCTGCACGACGAAACACTTGGTTACGGTGCCCGCCTGAAAAAGGCCGGCGTCGGTGTGCGCCAGCATGTCCTTCCCGCCGGGACGGGCTGGCCCTCGATTTATGGTGGGAAATCTGGGGAGACACCCGACTGGCAGGAACACGTCAGCCGCCATTTCGGAAGTTTCCTTCAGGACGTAAGCGTCCAACCGCAATTGCATTGA
- a CDS encoding LysR family transcriptional regulator: MDRFDAMRVFCRVVERRSFTLAAEDTGLPRSTVTDAVKQLEARLGVRLLQRTTRHVSPTLDGEAYYQRCLSILADIEDAEGAFAGARPKGLLRVDLHGTLARHFVLPSLPSFLETYPEIEFYMSEGDRLVDLVREGIDCVLRVGTPADSDMVIRRVAMLDEVTLASPAYIAARGPPQHPDRLAGHRMVGFHSSSTGSLLPLEFTIGGAARNITIPATITVNAAESYVAAARMGLGLIHIPRYHAEKDLSDGTLVHVLRDFPPTPTPASLLYPRNRQLSPRVRVFIDWLVKLFARQNSKNTLC, translated from the coding sequence ATGGACAGATTCGATGCCATGCGTGTGTTCTGCCGTGTTGTGGAGCGCCGCAGCTTCACCCTCGCAGCGGAAGACACGGGCCTGCCGCGCTCGACCGTTACCGACGCGGTCAAGCAGCTCGAGGCCCGCCTCGGCGTGCGCCTGCTCCAGCGCACGACACGCCATGTCAGCCCGACGCTCGACGGCGAGGCCTACTACCAGCGCTGCCTGTCGATCCTCGCCGACATCGAGGATGCGGAAGGAGCCTTTGCAGGCGCCAGACCGAAAGGCCTGCTGCGCGTCGATCTGCACGGCACGCTCGCGCGCCATTTCGTGCTGCCGAGCCTGCCGTCCTTTCTGGAGACCTATCCCGAGATCGAGTTCTATATGAGCGAAGGCGATCGGCTGGTCGATCTGGTGCGCGAGGGCATCGATTGCGTGCTGCGCGTCGGCACGCCTGCCGACAGCGACATGGTCATCAGGCGCGTCGCCATGCTTGATGAGGTCACGCTCGCCTCTCCCGCCTATATCGCCGCCCGCGGCCCGCCGCAGCATCCTGACCGGCTTGCCGGCCATCGCATGGTCGGCTTCCACTCCAGCAGCACCGGCAGTCTGCTCCCGCTTGAATTCACCATCGGCGGTGCGGCACGTAACATAACCATTCCAGCGACGATCACGGTCAACGCCGCTGAAAGCTATGTTGCGGCAGCGAGGATGGGCCTCGGCCTGATTCACATCCCGCGCTACCACGCCGAAAAAGATCTGTCCGACGGCACGCTGGTCCACGTGCTCCGGGATTTTCCACCGACCCCGACCCCGGCTTCCCTGCTCTACCCCCGCAACCGCCAGCTTTCGCCCCGCGTCCGCGTTTTCATCGATTGGCTGGTGAAGCTCTTCGCTCGACAAAATTCCAAAAACACGCTTTGCTAA
- a CDS encoding efflux RND transporter periplasmic adaptor subunit — MTSRSKRWALVGAGIGLIASVSGAALFFELPMSTTATAASAPAQPPAVPVTVAMVEARDVTAWETFSGRLEAVDRVQVRPRVEGAILSVAFREGALVKQGDLLFTIDPAPYQASVAQAQGQVASAEAKVSLAQTELDRGRRLSDNRTISQSDLDQRQSALAEAQAGLRSAQAALQSAQLNLDYTQVRAPVSGRIGKIEVTTGNLVAAGSASPALTTLVSVDPIYASFNASEEMVTRALAQLPQTDGALPPVEEIPVEVGTLADEGTPIKGKLQLIDNEVDASSGTIRVRAVFDNPGGRLIPGQFVRVRMGQPKAENKIVISDRAVGTDQDKKFVFVVDGDNKVAYRQVQLGALADGQRVVESGLTAGEKIVVNGLQRIRPGAVVIPQMEEKVATAQ; from the coding sequence ATGACGTCCAGAAGCAAGCGCTGGGCCCTCGTGGGCGCCGGCATAGGACTTATTGCGTCCGTTTCAGGCGCTGCATTGTTTTTCGAGCTGCCGATGAGCACGACGGCTACGGCAGCTTCCGCTCCCGCGCAGCCTCCTGCCGTACCGGTGACGGTGGCCATGGTCGAAGCCCGCGACGTGACGGCCTGGGAGACCTTTTCCGGCCGTCTCGAAGCGGTCGATCGTGTCCAGGTCCGTCCCCGTGTCGAAGGCGCCATCCTTTCGGTGGCTTTCCGTGAGGGGGCGCTGGTGAAGCAGGGTGACCTGCTCTTCACCATCGATCCGGCTCCTTACCAGGCTAGCGTGGCGCAGGCTCAAGGCCAGGTCGCTTCGGCCGAAGCCAAGGTCAGCCTGGCGCAGACCGAGCTTGACCGCGGCCGCAGGCTGTCCGACAACCGCACCATCTCCCAGAGCGATCTCGATCAGCGCCAGAGCGCGCTGGCCGAGGCGCAGGCAGGACTGCGATCAGCGCAGGCTGCGTTGCAGTCGGCCCAGCTCAATCTCGATTACACTCAGGTGCGGGCGCCGGTTTCCGGCCGCATCGGCAAGATCGAGGTGACGACAGGCAACCTGGTTGCGGCCGGATCGGCTTCGCCTGCGCTGACGACACTCGTTTCGGTTGATCCGATCTATGCGAGCTTCAACGCCAGCGAAGAGATGGTGACCCGCGCTCTCGCCCAGTTGCCGCAGACGGATGGCGCTCTGCCGCCCGTCGAAGAGATTCCGGTCGAGGTCGGCACGCTCGCCGACGAAGGCACGCCGATCAAGGGCAAGCTGCAGCTGATCGACAACGAGGTCGACGCATCGAGCGGCACCATCAGGGTGCGCGCCGTCTTCGATAATCCGGGCGGACGCCTTATCCCCGGCCAGTTCGTGCGCGTGCGCATGGGCCAGCCGAAGGCTGAGAACAAGATCGTCATCAGCGACCGCGCCGTCGGCACGGACCAGGACAAGAAGTTCGTCTTCGTCGTCGACGGCGACAACAAGGTCGCGTACCGGCAGGTCCAGCTCGGTGCTCTGGCTGACGGCCAGCGGGTGGTTGAAAGCGGCCTCACCGCCGGCGAAAAGATCGTCGTCAACGGCTTGCAGCGCATCCGTCCGGGCGCCGTCGTCATTCCGCAGATGGAAGAGAAAGTCGCGACCGCGCAGTAA
- a CDS encoding LysR family transcriptional regulator — translation MDQLSAMRVFIRVVETGNFTRAADMLAMPKATVTNLIQGLEAHLRTKLLNRTTRRVMVTTDGALYYERAAQIISELEELDGSLSNSQSLPSGRLRIEMSGAFADAIVVPALCDFYQRYPDIRLDLGVGDRTVDYLVENVDCALRAGTPTDQSLIARRVSEMELITCASPSYIQKFGMPERPEDLETTHYSVNYFRAQNNRTLPFEFRRGNEMVETTPRCIASVNDSRTYLTAALTGLGVAQVPTFMAREPMRRGELVRVLPDWRRDPVPLYVVYPPNRHLSNKVRVFVDWLVKLLVEAKLNDF, via the coding sequence ATGGATCAACTTTCGGCAATGCGCGTCTTCATCCGCGTCGTGGAGACGGGCAACTTCACCCGCGCCGCCGACATGCTCGCCATGCCCAAGGCGACGGTGACCAACCTTATTCAGGGCCTCGAAGCGCATCTGCGCACCAAGCTCCTGAACCGCACCACGCGCCGGGTCATGGTGACCACCGACGGTGCACTTTATTACGAACGCGCCGCCCAGATCATCTCCGAGCTGGAGGAACTCGATGGCAGCCTCTCCAATTCGCAAAGCCTGCCGAGTGGGCGGTTGCGCATCGAAATGAGCGGCGCTTTTGCCGACGCCATTGTCGTTCCGGCACTTTGCGACTTCTACCAGCGCTATCCCGATATCCGTCTGGACCTGGGCGTCGGGGACCGCACGGTAGACTATCTGGTCGAAAACGTCGATTGCGCGCTGCGGGCCGGTACGCCCACCGATCAGTCACTGATCGCCCGGCGGGTTTCGGAGATGGAGCTGATCACCTGCGCTTCGCCGAGCTACATTCAGAAATTCGGCATGCCCGAACGGCCTGAGGATTTGGAGACCACGCACTACTCCGTCAATTATTTCCGCGCCCAGAACAACCGGACGCTGCCTTTCGAATTCCGCAGGGGCAACGAAATGGTCGAGACGACCCCACGCTGCATTGCCTCGGTCAATGACAGCCGCACCTATCTGACCGCGGCCCTGACGGGGCTCGGCGTCGCGCAGGTGCCGACCTTCATGGCGCGTGAACCGATGCGGCGGGGCGAACTCGTCCGCGTGCTGCCGGACTGGCGCCGTGACCCGGTGCCGCTCTATGTGGTCTATCCGCCGAACCGCCACCTCAGCAACAAAGTCCGCGTCTTCGTCGATTGGCTGGTCAAGCTCCTGGTCGAGGCCAAGCTGAACGATTTCTAG
- a CDS encoding DHA2 family efflux MFS transporter permease subunit: MSNAPVSPATRVANRGAITACVILAVIMQALDTTIANVALPYIQGSVSASADQINWVLTSYIVAAAIMTPPSGFLAAKFGRKRVLLVAIAGFVAASVLCGLAQSLNQIVAFRLLQGLFGASLVPLSQGILLDIYTVEERGSAMALFGVSVMVGPVLGPVIGGWLTDNISWRWVFYINVPIGALAFMGIVVFVAETKRDARAKLDWFGFGMMSLFIAALQLFLDRGEQLDWFSSGEIVVEAIVCAAAFYLLLVHTLTAEKSFVNPKLLLDQNFTVSMIFIFVVGVTYLASLALMTPYLQTLMGYPVITAGIVMGPRGLGTMLCMFIAGRLIGKVDTRLLLVLGLGLTAWAMYDMTGWTPDVSQWTIVSVGFIQGAGLGFLFVPLTTIAFATLPAQMRGDGTGLYNLSRNIGSAVGISIVSALIVENTQSNHESIAAYVTPFNHAFNAVAAQGLSPLTAAGRASLNEMITLQSTIIAYMDDFKLLMLMSLAVIPLVLLLRKPKAAPAVDHSAVME, translated from the coding sequence ATGAGTAACGCTCCTGTATCTCCGGCGACCCGGGTCGCCAATCGCGGCGCGATCACGGCCTGCGTCATTCTCGCCGTCATCATGCAGGCGCTGGACACGACGATCGCCAACGTGGCGCTGCCCTATATCCAGGGCAGCGTGTCGGCCTCCGCCGACCAGATCAACTGGGTGCTCACCTCCTACATCGTTGCGGCGGCGATCATGACACCGCCCTCCGGTTTCCTCGCCGCCAAATTCGGCCGCAAGCGCGTGCTGCTCGTCGCTATCGCTGGCTTCGTGGCCGCCTCCGTTCTCTGCGGCCTGGCGCAATCGCTGAACCAGATCGTTGCCTTCCGCCTGCTGCAGGGCCTGTTCGGCGCCTCGCTGGTGCCGCTTTCCCAGGGCATTCTCCTCGACATCTATACGGTGGAGGAACGCGGCTCGGCCATGGCGCTTTTCGGCGTCTCGGTCATGGTCGGGCCGGTGCTCGGCCCGGTCATCGGCGGCTGGCTGACCGACAATATCAGCTGGCGCTGGGTGTTCTATATCAACGTGCCGATCGGCGCGCTCGCCTTCATGGGCATCGTTGTCTTCGTTGCCGAGACCAAGCGGGATGCGCGCGCCAAACTCGACTGGTTCGGCTTCGGGATGATGAGCCTGTTCATCGCCGCGCTGCAGCTCTTCCTCGATCGCGGCGAGCAGCTCGACTGGTTCTCTTCGGGCGAGATCGTGGTCGAAGCGATTGTCTGCGCCGCCGCCTTCTATCTGCTTCTGGTGCACACGCTCACCGCAGAGAAATCCTTCGTCAATCCGAAGCTGTTACTCGACCAGAACTTCACGGTGAGCATGATCTTCATCTTCGTGGTTGGCGTGACCTACCTCGCCTCGCTGGCGCTGATGACCCCCTATCTGCAGACGCTGATGGGCTATCCCGTCATTACCGCCGGCATCGTCATGGGGCCGCGCGGGCTCGGCACCATGCTCTGTATGTTCATTGCCGGGCGGCTGATCGGCAAGGTCGATACGCGCTTGCTGCTGGTGCTCGGTCTCGGCCTGACTGCCTGGGCGATGTACGATATGACGGGATGGACGCCTGATGTTTCGCAATGGACGATCGTCTCGGTCGGCTTCATCCAGGGCGCCGGGCTCGGCTTTCTCTTCGTGCCGCTGACGACGATCGCCTTCGCGACGCTGCCCGCCCAAATGCGTGGCGACGGCACCGGCCTCTATAATCTGTCGCGAAACATCGGCTCGGCGGTCGGCATCTCGATCGTCTCGGCACTGATCGTCGAGAACACGCAGAGCAATCACGAGTCGATCGCAGCCTATGTGACGCCTTTCAACCACGCCTTCAATGCTGTCGCGGCGCAGGGGTTGAGCCCGCTCACGGCCGCCGGCCGCGCTTCGCTCAACGAGATGATCACGCTGCAATCGACGATCATCGCCTATATGGACGATTTCAAGCTCTTGATGCTGATGTCGCTCGCGGTCATTCCGCTGGTGCTATTGCTGCGCAAGCCGAAGGCCGCGCCTGCCGTCGACCACAGTGCGGTCATGGAGTGA